The following coding sequences lie in one Lytechinus pictus isolate F3 Inbred unplaced genomic scaffold, Lp3.0 scaffold_20, whole genome shotgun sequence genomic window:
- the LOC129283458 gene encoding uncharacterized protein LOC129283458 produces the protein MADDKVASLLRKWELTDQIVNFRNCGIDSSAFKLLDANLVKDVIPQLGPRLKFINRFDDWKRKDKANDSAESILTGMQMGWESPELSDDFMISDVESVALDLSQASTIAVDEDSCSSVVNDLNSSSDTPPLKRQKAVRYDVGEILKKTMEGRKTLAEVTRMKVCAPHNTRVVCNLCTEHLVNLHGLRPGPDMKRAMASSIVAEFPFLKDPAGNGDEEWYFKSSKCPAGGRIENRLKYLRRITAEKDKKQVGVGSPEDIASTSSSEDLASPQMNYDLADMKVITEWLKSHNTPQKDVVAKMQLTSAYRKDFVHSTLPGSSRQKPFVAEVLDEFPHLLSPGMIEQDYEMLFSGRGKHLYTKWPVVSACILEYANRVSPGWKARFNVQHRKDTDFSQDERMNLAFCLLSHLFPGKKSTKGGRASIQEALDNFIDFQKEGTNVEAYKSTHGRKQPFILALGGHYGNPAQTFVVLENHVLEQKSLIAAVDLCYKIFQIFDLQYPCQARAMWVVMDTIAFDVKPGGQESGSVRAFRAYYHFNQK, from the exons ATGGCGGACGACAAAGTTGCTTCGTTGTTGAGGAAATGGGAGCTGACCGACCAAATCGTCAATTTTAGAA ATTGTGGCATTGACTCATCAGCATTCAAGCTGCTTGATGCAAATCTCGTGAAGGACGTGATCCCGCAGTTGGGTCCAAGACTTAAATTCATTAACCGTTTTGATGACTGGAAGAGAAAG GATAAAGCAAACGATTCTGCAGAATCTATACTGACAGGCATGCAGATGGGCTGGGAGTCACCCGAGCTGTCTGATGATTTCATGATATCAGATGTGGAATCAGTTGCTTTAGACCTTTCTCAGGCTTCAACTATTGCAGTAGATGAAGATTCATGCTCATCAGTAGTCAATGATTTGAACAGCAGCAGTGACACGCCACCACTCAAGCGCCAGAAAGCAGTAAGATAC gATGTGGGTGAAATTCTAAAGAAAACCatggaaggaagaaaaacgTTGGCGGAAGTAACTCGAATGAAAGTCTGCGCACCACACAACACTCGTGTCGTCTGTAATTTGTGTACAGAGCACCTTGTAAACTTGCATGGCCTAAG ACCTGGCCCTGACATGAAACGGGCAATGGCCTCCTCAATCGTCGCAGAATTCCCCTTCTTGAAAGATCCAGCTGGAAATGGAGAT gaggaATGGTACTTCAAAAGCTCCAAATGTCCTGCAGGTGGTAGGATAGAGAATAGACTCAAGTATTTAAGAAGAATAACAGCGGAGAAAGACAAGAAGCAAGTCGGGGTTGGCAGTCCTGAGGATATAGCTTCAACATCTTCCAGTGAGGATCTAGCATCTCCTCAGATGAATTATG ATCTTGCAGACATGAAAGTCATCACTGAATGGTTGAAAAGTCATAACACCCCCCAAAAAGATGTTGTGGCCAAAATGCAGCTGACATCAGCATACAGAAAGGACTTTGTACATTCAACACTGCCGGGAAGTTCCAGACAAAAGCCTTTTGTGGCTGAAGTGCTGGATGAGTTTCCACATCTCCTTTCCCCTGGAATG ATTGAGCAAGACTACGAAATGCTGTTTTCGGGGAGAGGAAAGCACCTCTATACAAAGTGGCCGGTGGTGTCTGCGTGCATCCTAGAATATGCAAACCGAGTAAGCCCAGGGTGGAAGGCCAGATTTAACGTTCAGCATAGAAAAGACACAGACTTCAGTCAAG ATGAGAGGATGAACCTGGCATTTTGCCTTCTCTCGCATTTGTTCCCTGGAAAGAAGTCAACAAAGGGAGGAAGAGCTTCCATCCAAGAAGCCTTGGATAATTTCATTGACTTTCAAAAG GAGGGGACCAATGTAGAGGCATATAAATCTACGCATGGGAGAAAGCAACCGTTCATCCTGGCCCTAGGAGGACACTACGGCAATCCAGCTCAGACTTTTGTTGTATTGGAGAACCACGTTCTTGAGCAGAAGAGTCTCATTGCAGCTGTAGATTTGTGCTACAAGATCTTTCAGATCTTTGATCTACAGTATCCATGCCAGGCGCGGGCAATGTGGGTCGTAATGGACACCATTGCTTTTGATGTCAAACCAGGAGGTCAAGAATCTGGTTCAGTGAGAGCCTTCAGGGCATATTACCATTTCAACCAGAAATGA
- the LOC135157860 gene encoding uncharacterized protein LOC135157860, with protein MFSCCKCVKSFEKSGDLWNHLKIHNINTKTRTKLVCHVQECFKTFYHGYSYKRHLQYHDSIAQNVSDGNAVSDDESVSDQSEVLPNEKPNEEISANIKHSVSEYVAKLKSSSLPSSTVQSIICDTQELLRNVNEAVLQVSAPVIEDIAHDIKPSDDKIDSLQSVLHMVKDPFDYFSLSTVHKQNQYAHECKVLIEPEEIVLGKAYRECLNVRTGRTEQKQVDETFQYVPIGDSLKVFLEQPGYMSVISQEKDSAGEKEVLQTYRDGSYYRTFEGKQNCLDIELLLYNDDFETVNPLGSKKGKHKLLGVYLTVASLPKKYQAKLENVLLVALAKSSLVSKYGVNAVLQRISDDLELLFTEGLHIDSPDGFNGTIRLRLLQAVGDNLALNTILGFAGSFSANYYCRFCKALKAICRKQVVVDERLLRTKENVDYDISLKDVSQTGLRRSCALNSLSYYHVSQNYAPDLMHDFLEGLLPFEMKLVLSELIQQGRFSLDELNSRIRSFSYGVTEHANKPSLILQSHLNNPLGASGQKASQMSCLVEFIPLIVGDKVEEGCEYWRLFTILLEIFQLVIAPNISIAVTYYLQSRISEHHQLYLQLFPDNHLLPKHHNLLHYPRAMGELGPLSQYACMRQEGKHKPLKRWAKTCNNYKNIAKTIARKHQEDQAFRMLKKENINSECVCIHSSEFVKVCDLDSEAEVCQLLSCEPDAVLELCDKVTFYGYTYRPNIMLLTDWCGELPSFSRIDCLMRKQDRLYLMIQPWKTYYFHDHFQAYVASEDELATLQLVDPENLFEHRPVHAVKSHGIADHRWYIPTRYMLS; from the coding sequence atgttttcGTGTTGCAAATGTGtgaaatcatttgaaaaaagTGGGGATCTATGGAACCATTTAAAGATCCATAACATCAATACGAAGACCAGAACAAAACTTGTGTGTCATGTGCAAGaatgttttaaaacattttatcatgGTTATAGCTACAAGCGGCACTTACAATATCATGATTCCATTGCACAAAATGTCAGTGATGGAAATGCTGTTTCTGATGATGAAAGTGTATCAGATCAGTCAGAAGTGCTGCCAAATGAAAAACCCAACGAGGAAATATCAGCAAATATCAAACATTCTGTTTCTGAATATGTAGCAAAACTTAAAAGCTCTTCCCTGCCATCATCTACTGTGCAAAGCATCATTTGTGACACACAGGAGCTGCTCAGGAATGTAAATGAAGCAGTTCTACAAGTGTCAGCCCCCGTCATTGAGGACATAGCTCATGATATCAAACCGTCAGATGATAAAATTGACAGTCTACAGTCAGTCCTCCACATGGTGAAAGATCCATTTGATTATTTCAGTTTATCTACTGTCCACAAGCAAAACCAATATGCCCACGAATGTAAAGTTCTTATTGAGCCAGAAGAAATTGTTTTGGGCAAAGCATACAGAGAATGTTTGAATGTGCGTACTGGAAGGACTGAGCAAAAACAAGTTGATGAAACTTTTCAGTATGTGCCAATAGGAGACAGTCTTAAAGTGTTCTTGGAACAACCAGGCTATATGTCGGTCATCAGTCAAGAAAAAGACAGTGCTGGTGAGAAAGAAGTTCTTCAGACTTATAGAGATGGATCATATTATAGGACTTTTGAAGGGAAACAAAACTGTTTGGATATTGAATTGTTACTCTATAATGATGACTTCGAGACAGTAAATCCCCTCGGTTCAAAGAAAGGGAAACACAAACTTCTTGGAGTCTATTTAACTGTTGCTTCTTTGCCCAAGAAATATCAAGCTAAGCTTGAAAATGTACTTTTGGTCGCTTTAGCAAAATCTTCTCTTGTGTCCAAatatggtgttaatgctgttcTGCAGCGTATTTCTGATGATCTTGAACTTCTCTTTACGGAAGGTCTACATATAGATAGTCCAGATGGATTCAACGGCACCATTCGTCTGAGACTTCTCCAGGCAGTCGGTGATAACTTGGCTCTCAATACCATACTTGGCTTTGCTGGAAGTTTTAGTGCAAACTACTATTGCAGGTTCTGCAAGGCACTTAAGGCAATATGCAGAAAACAGGTAGTTGTTGATGAAAGGTTACTTCGTACTAAAGAAAACGTTGATTATGATATCAGTTTAAAAGATGTATCCCAAACAGGACTCCGGAGATCATGTGCTCTCAATTCACTGAGCTATTACCACGTATCACAAAACTATGCTCCTGACCTGATGCACGATTTCCTAGAAGGGTTACTTCCATTTGAGATGAAACTTGTCCTGTCTGAGCTCATACAACAGGGCAGATTTAGCCTTGATGAACTAAACAGTCGTATTCGGTCATTCAGCTACGGCGTAACAGAACACGCAAACAAGCCCAGCCTCATTCTTCAAAGTCACCTTAACAACCCATTAGGAGCAAGTGGTCAAAAGGCATCACAGATGAGCTGTCTTGTTGAATTCATACCTCTGATTGTGGGAGATAAAGTTGAAGAAGGGTGTGAATACTGGAGGTTGTTCACAATTCTTCTGGAAATCTTCCAGCTGGTCATAGCACCAAACATTAGCATTGCTGTTACCTACTACTTGCAGTCAAGGATTAGTGAGCATCATCAGTTGTATTTGCAACTATTTCCTGATAACCATCTCCTCCCCAAGCATCACAATCTTCTCCACTATCCCCGAGCAATGGGAGAGCTAGGTCCTTTGTCACAGTATGCTTGTATGAGGCAAGAAGGAAAGCACAAGCCTTTGAAAAGGTGGGCAAAAACTTGCAATAACTACAAGAACATTGCCAAAACAATTGCACGTAAACACCAGGAAGATCAAGCATTCAGAATGCTCAAGAAAGAAAACATCAACAGCGAATGTGTATGCATCCACAGTTCAGAATTTGTTAAAGTGTGTGATCTTGATAGTGAGGCAGAAGTATGTCAGCTGTTGAGCTGTGAACCTGATGCTGTACTAGAATTGTGTGATAAAGTAACATTTTATGGATACACATACAGACCTAATATAATGTTGCTAACTGACTGGTGTGGTGAACTACCATCTTTCTCAAGAATTGATTGTCTTATGAGAAAGCAGGATAGACTATATTTGATGATCCAACCATGGAAGACATATTACTTTCATGATCACTTTCAAGCCTATGTTGCATCAGAAGATGAGTTGGCTACATTGCAGTTGGTTGATCCTGAAAACCTGTTTGAACACAGACCTGTTCATGCAGTGAAGAGTCATGGTATTGCAGATCATCGGTGGTACATTCCTACCCGATACATGCTGTCATAA